From Rickettsia endosymbiont of Ceutorhynchus obstrictus, a single genomic window includes:
- a CDS encoding MFS transporter: MNKSKFIFLSAISGNVLEYYDFTVYSVFSPIIGRVFFPGESEFVGILLSLGVFAVGFLTRPIGGIVFGYIGDRYGRRIALIISMLGMTVPTFIMGLIPSYESIGVYAPVTLIIMRLIQGLCISGEGTGAAIFILEHRQNLRPGFTAGLVHGSNIAGTLIATFIGIIIERYFSYIDFAWRFAFLLGGFMGLAGFYLRLRVAETPIFIMLEKKKKVLKAPFSNVVRTAWKSMFITICVAAIASSIMYLVKTYINVFYHNVMHYDNTLALSYLAYSSFVAMVAMPLAGGTADIIGKFRMLVLASIAILILILPTMLFMSSEKLWQQIAALTVLGMLAGTIAGTAYIFVISLFTPEQKFSGVAFSYNFGVAIFGGTSPIISRWLVEKTELFYAPAFYIMIIASIFLIIMYLMRNIVRRNLR; this comes from the coding sequence ATGAATAAATCTAAATTCATTTTTTTATCTGCTATTTCAGGTAATGTACTGGAATATTATGATTTTACGGTATATTCAGTTTTTTCACCGATTATTGGACGTGTGTTTTTTCCCGGAGAATCGGAATTTGTCGGGATTCTCTTAAGTCTTGGGGTGTTTGCCGTCGGATTTTTAACTAGACCTATAGGGGGGATAGTCTTTGGCTATATCGGCGATAGATACGGCAGGCGTATTGCTTTGATAATCTCGATGCTAGGTATGACAGTCCCCACCTTTATTATGGGCTTAATTCCCTCGTACGAGAGTATAGGGGTTTACGCCCCGGTAACATTAATTATTATGCGCCTTATACAAGGTTTATGCATTAGCGGCGAAGGCACCGGCGCGGCCATTTTCATCCTTGAACATCGGCAAAATTTAAGACCGGGTTTTACGGCCGGCTTAGTCCATGGCTCTAATATCGCCGGTACTTTAATCGCAACATTTATCGGTATTATTATTGAGCGATATTTTTCTTATATCGATTTTGCTTGGCGCTTCGCTTTCCTGCTTGGCGGTTTTATGGGACTTGCAGGGTTTTATTTACGTTTACGCGTAGCGGAAACACCGATTTTTATCATGCTGGAGAAGAAGAAAAAAGTCCTAAAAGCCCCTTTTTCAAACGTGGTAAGAACTGCTTGGAAGTCGATGTTTATCACTATTTGCGTAGCAGCTATCGCTAGCAGCATTATGTATTTAGTGAAAACCTATATAAATGTTTTCTATCATAACGTTATGCATTACGACAATACGCTAGCCTTATCGTATTTAGCCTACTCTTCTTTTGTTGCGATGGTGGCGATGCCGCTTGCCGGTGGCACTGCCGACATTATCGGTAAATTTAGGATGCTAGTTCTTGCAAGTATTGCTATTTTAATATTAATTTTACCGACCATGCTGTTTATGTCATCGGAAAAATTATGGCAACAAATTGCCGCACTTACGGTTCTCGGTATGCTAGCCGGAACAATAGCGGGTACGGCTTATATATTCGTTATCTCGCTATTTACGCCGGAACAAAAATTTTCCGGCGTTGCTTTTAGTTATAATTTCGGGGTGGCGATATTCGGCGGGACTTCGCCGATTATTTCCCGATGGCTTGTCGAAAAAACGGAGTTATTTTATGCCCCTGCTTTTTATATCATGATTATTGCGAGTATATTTTTGATAATTATGTATTTGATGAGGAATATCGTTAGGCGAAACCTTCGATGA